From a single Miltoncostaea oceani genomic region:
- a CDS encoding ribonuclease H family protein, whose product MTRPRITIVTDGACSGNGTARARGGWAAILVGPDGRTKELSGAEAPTTNNRMELRGVIEGLRALKAGWPGEIQTDSAYVADAITKGWMAGWKRRGWKKSSGEQIKNEDLWMLLDEQLTAHPDLVITWVRGHNGHPMNERADRLAVEAAAHGPR is encoded by the coding sequence GTGACGCGGCCCCGGATCACGATCGTCACCGACGGCGCCTGCTCGGGCAACGGCACCGCGCGCGCCCGCGGAGGCTGGGCGGCCATCCTCGTCGGGCCGGACGGACGCACCAAGGAGCTCTCGGGGGCCGAGGCTCCGACCACGAACAACCGCATGGAACTGCGCGGGGTGATCGAGGGACTGCGCGCCCTGAAGGCCGGCTGGCCCGGCGAGATCCAGACCGACTCCGCGTACGTCGCGGACGCCATCACCAAGGGCTGGATGGCCGGCTGGAAGCGCCGCGGCTGGAAGAAGTCCTCGGGTGAGCAGATCAAGAACGAAGATCTCTGGATGCTCCTGGACGAGCAACTCACCGCGCATCCGGATCTGGTCATCACCTGGGTCCGCGGCCACAACGGACATCCGATGAACGAGCGCGCGGATCGCCTCGCCGTCGAGGCCGCCGCGCACGGGCCCCGGTAG
- a CDS encoding sigma-70 family RNA polymerase sigma factor, which produces MARGRGRADTSGQQTAVAPRATEVVETVVAPTPEATAHAENRRIIRQAEMIIWRFESRRTELMRAKGDALADSHDLLDLDIKAAGILEAREQRTLASAAQLGDDRARHLLTVCNQRAIHAFSRKFQGRGLSLEELLQEGNVGMQTAIDRYDPSNPASFLTYAAWWVRQAVMQAIEQKGSQQRVPSYLHQVLQRTQISLRSLEGKGVHAPTRQQIVDEVQSRSSKPVPEDHIYTSLDLIGRRYVSLDAHIGEDDGSSIGDVIPDERIDFHEEIDEAARTGAIAAALKVLTPLQRTVITRRYGLEGHTATPGIELQKELGMTKGSLGSTIKTAQTRMRAVLEDRDARDLIHS; this is translated from the coding sequence ATGGCACGAGGTAGAGGCAGAGCAGACACATCCGGGCAGCAGACTGCTGTTGCACCGCGTGCCACCGAAGTCGTCGAGACGGTCGTCGCCCCGACCCCTGAGGCCACCGCCCACGCCGAGAACCGCCGGATCATCCGCCAGGCCGAGATGATCATCTGGCGCTTCGAGAGCCGTCGCACGGAGCTGATGCGGGCCAAGGGAGACGCCCTCGCGGACTCCCACGACCTCCTCGACCTCGACATCAAGGCCGCTGGCATCCTCGAGGCCCGCGAGCAGAGGACCCTCGCCTCCGCCGCCCAGCTCGGAGACGACCGCGCGCGCCACCTCCTGACCGTGTGCAACCAGCGCGCGATCCACGCCTTCTCCCGAAAGTTCCAGGGCCGAGGCCTCTCACTCGAGGAGCTGCTCCAGGAGGGCAACGTCGGCATGCAGACCGCCATCGACCGCTACGACCCCTCGAACCCGGCGAGCTTCCTGACCTACGCCGCCTGGTGGGTCCGTCAGGCGGTCATGCAGGCCATCGAGCAGAAGGGCTCACAGCAGCGCGTCCCGAGCTACCTCCACCAGGTCCTCCAGCGGACCCAGATCAGCCTGCGCTCCCTCGAGGGTAAGGGCGTCCACGCCCCCACGCGTCAGCAGATCGTCGACGAGGTCCAGTCGCGCAGCAGCAAGCCGGTCCCCGAGGACCACATCTACACCTCCCTGGACCTGATCGGCCGGCGCTACGTGTCGCTGGACGCTCACATCGGTGAGGACGACGGCTCGTCGATCGGCGATGTGATCCCGGACGAGCGGATCGACTTCCACGAGGAGATCGACGAGGCCGCCCGCACCGGCGCCATCGCCGCCGCCCTCAAGGTCCTGACTCCGCTCCAGCGGACCGTGATCACCCGTCGCTACGGCCTCGAGGGGCACACCGCGACGCCGGGCATCGAGCTCCAGAAGGAGCTTGGGATGACCAAGGGCTCTCTCGGCAGCACGATCAAGACCGCCCAGACGCGCATGCGCGCGGTCCTCGAGGACCGCGACGCCCGCGACCTCATCCACTCCTGA
- a CDS encoding DUF6458 family protein: MAPLGIILIIIGAVLRFGLTTAVEGARLDVIGLILMIAGVVALMAGVLTSERFSRTKTRERTEEGPNGSERVTETKRGL; the protein is encoded by the coding sequence GTGGCACCTCTTGGAATCATCCTGATCATCATCGGAGCCGTGCTGCGCTTCGGCCTGACGACCGCGGTGGAGGGCGCTCGCCTGGATGTGATCGGGCTGATCCTGATGATCGCCGGCGTCGTCGCCCTCATGGCGGGCGTGCTCACGAGCGAGCGGTTCTCGCGCACGAAGACCCGGGAGCGCACCGAGGAGGGTCCGAACGGCAGCGAGCGGGTCACCGAGACCAAGCGCGGCCTCTGA
- a CDS encoding DHH family phosphoesterase produces MGRGRGNTTTAQMRTPGDSGTTDPFLAVTGDAAAAAAREPYWQLPNDLDMIVGSQFEREHGVDRAVATMLVRRGGTFDDIYSYLFPRKRMVRSPERTVPGMNAAGRMVADAIEAGEKIAAFADYDPDGTTALEAFRLGIAPYMSDPCPGCGGRKGADCFRCGGQGKLFRSDRFHVGYADAQRGFGLTDDFVREAHAVGASILITLDCGSTQTRQVALAKSLGMKVIVVDHHNVDPDNPADHHLNPHLHGPENKVSQNTGAQLAWKLGAAVQIAISGRTREEHWGRAMFLAGFGCRADMGSTIDPEHRAFFRIPIDGEKERDELIPPGLALLSERMGEDPRTPAGGVLTSAAMNLAKRTPLVSAADVGALLACESKAQAEPLVDRLCAAYDRARPWRRRMLDEAISQAETSPDKDRVAKVILDGEEGFRDYAGYSGSVANDTARRCGKPVICFAPKGVDEQGREVFKFSMRSGRVKQQIGELITSPEMRAACQLEQRDESGELVTSASLGGHADVVSGSCYADKIDEVFSTAEAWAQSFNPYRWFPEKWSGADAYLLERKIPAARFLKLEEQAKRLAPFAPKDRNRKPSVSVVGRVSDLAPDPDSPQYSKGVIEIGNGIRRPVMIHTDRVAELPSAGAEFVLELGEDRPFFLRNWHAPEPTASAAAA; encoded by the coding sequence ATGGGACGAGGACGGGGAAACACGACCACCGCGCAGATGCGCACACCGGGGGACTCCGGGACGACGGACCCCTTCCTCGCTGTGACCGGTGACGCTGCCGCGGCGGCGGCGCGCGAGCCCTACTGGCAGCTTCCGAACGACCTCGACATGATCGTCGGGAGTCAGTTCGAGCGCGAGCACGGTGTCGATCGGGCCGTTGCGACGATGCTCGTCCGTCGCGGTGGGACCTTCGACGACATCTACTCCTACCTGTTCCCGCGCAAGCGCATGGTCCGCAGCCCGGAGCGGACGGTTCCGGGGATGAATGCGGCGGGCCGCATGGTCGCCGACGCGATCGAGGCGGGAGAGAAGATCGCCGCCTTCGCCGACTACGACCCCGACGGGACCACCGCTCTCGAGGCCTTCCGGCTCGGCATCGCCCCCTACATGTCCGACCCCTGCCCGGGCTGCGGCGGCCGCAAGGGCGCCGACTGCTTCCGCTGCGGGGGCCAGGGCAAGCTCTTCCGGTCCGATCGCTTCCACGTCGGCTACGCGGACGCCCAGCGCGGCTTCGGCCTGACCGACGACTTCGTGCGCGAGGCCCACGCCGTCGGCGCCAGCATCCTGATCACGCTCGACTGCGGTTCCACCCAGACCCGCCAGGTCGCCCTGGCCAAGAGCCTGGGGATGAAGGTCATCGTCGTGGACCACCACAACGTGGATCCCGACAACCCGGCCGACCACCACCTGAACCCCCACCTTCACGGGCCGGAGAACAAGGTCAGCCAGAACACCGGTGCCCAGCTCGCCTGGAAGCTCGGGGCTGCGGTCCAGATCGCGATCTCGGGCAGGACGCGCGAGGAGCACTGGGGCCGCGCGATGTTCCTCGCGGGCTTCGGCTGCCGCGCCGACATGGGCTCGACCATCGACCCCGAGCACCGCGCGTTCTTCCGCATCCCGATCGACGGGGAGAAGGAGCGCGATGAGCTGATCCCGCCCGGTCTCGCACTCCTGTCCGAGCGGATGGGCGAGGACCCGCGCACCCCCGCGGGCGGTGTGCTGACCTCGGCCGCCATGAACCTCGCCAAGCGCACGCCGCTGGTCTCGGCCGCGGATGTCGGCGCGCTGCTCGCCTGCGAGTCCAAGGCCCAGGCCGAGCCGCTGGTGGACAGGCTCTGCGCCGCGTACGACCGGGCCCGCCCCTGGCGGCGCCGCATGCTCGACGAGGCCATCAGCCAGGCCGAGACGTCACCCGACAAGGACCGCGTCGCCAAGGTCATCCTCGATGGTGAGGAGGGGTTCCGCGACTACGCCGGATACAGCGGCTCGGTCGCCAACGACACCGCCCGTCGCTGCGGCAAGCCGGTGATCTGCTTCGCGCCCAAGGGCGTGGACGAGCAGGGCCGGGAGGTCTTCAAGTTCAGCATGCGCAGCGGCCGGGTGAAGCAGCAGATCGGCGAGCTGATCACCAGCCCGGAGATGCGCGCGGCCTGCCAGCTCGAGCAGCGCGACGAGTCGGGCGAGCTCGTCACCTCCGCCTCGCTCGGTGGCCACGCCGATGTCGTGTCCGGCTCCTGCTACGCCGACAAGATCGACGAGGTCTTCTCGACCGCCGAGGCCTGGGCGCAGAGCTTCAACCCCTACCGCTGGTTCCCGGAGAAGTGGTCAGGCGCCGACGCCTACCTTCTCGAGAGGAAGATCCCGGCGGCGCGGTTCCTGAAGCTCGAGGAGCAGGCGAAGCGCCTGGCCCCCTTCGCACCGAAGGACCGCAATCGCAAGCCGAGTGTCAGCGTCGTCGGCCGGGTCAGCGACCTGGCCCCCGACCCTGACTCCCCCCAGTACTCCAAGGGGGTCATCGAGATCGGCAACGGCATCCGCCGCCCCGTGATGATCCACACCGACCGAGTGGCCGAACTCCCCTCCGCGGGTGCCGAGTTCGTCCTCGAGCTCGGCGAGGACCGCCCGTTCTTCCTCCGCAACTGGCATGCGCCTGAGCCCACCGCCTCGGCGGCCGCGGCCTAG
- a CDS encoding N-6 DNA methylase, whose amino-acid sequence MSAWQHTLSQWEAGTDRATRRRQGSFWTPPAVADAMASWVAEISPVSVLDPAAGAGALLAQVDGNVERLQAAEPDPVLRRVLRERFPRLELLSDARDYLNGERFPAVTMNPPFIAHSRLADKALWHELVAERGLDLPRTSNLAVIMMLLFARSLEPAGRLAALVPTEVLQTAGAGPARQALLSSGLRSVADLEDRGLFGSTVASTACLLLFEEGYDGPVSFGAGTPESLQDWPAFEGRARRIDRQGLDPSARWRPPDPVRRSTPGSLGLIPLSDLVSVRPGTITGSNAFFLVSREEAERAGLTEYLRHCLVRPHQLPTPFVHPVHAAEAATDRSRRHWLLVIPPEPSDSAMRHLEEHGGEVRLRATARARSPWWSQEKPSQMHLAVGNFRRGDYLVCGFWDQGLVPVTWAAIPNRLALPEGEQHLLSPLHALLCSARGQSCLRANERHAGSGLYTLRSGALKQVMVPDLRRLPDWRLAQIADLNDQRLGYALSGNSAEAQARQDELDALLSSC is encoded by the coding sequence GTGTCAGCCTGGCAGCACACACTCTCCCAGTGGGAGGCTGGCACGGACCGGGCTACGCGACGGCGCCAGGGTTCGTTCTGGACTCCGCCGGCCGTCGCCGATGCGATGGCCAGCTGGGTGGCGGAGATCTCACCCGTCTCGGTGCTCGACCCGGCGGCCGGCGCCGGCGCCCTGCTCGCCCAGGTGGATGGGAACGTCGAGCGGCTGCAAGCGGCCGAACCCGACCCTGTGCTGCGTCGGGTGCTGCGGGAACGGTTCCCCCGCCTGGAGTTGCTCAGCGATGCCAGGGACTACCTGAACGGGGAACGATTCCCCGCGGTCACCATGAACCCGCCGTTCATCGCCCATTCGCGACTCGCTGACAAGGCTCTCTGGCACGAGCTCGTGGCAGAGAGAGGTCTGGATCTGCCACGCACGAGCAACCTCGCCGTGATCATGATGCTCCTGTTCGCCCGGAGCCTTGAGCCAGCCGGCAGGCTGGCCGCCCTGGTGCCGACTGAGGTGCTCCAGACGGCCGGCGCCGGCCCGGCCAGGCAGGCCTTACTCTCGAGTGGGCTGAGGAGCGTCGCCGACCTTGAGGACCGGGGGCTCTTCGGCTCCACGGTCGCCTCCACCGCCTGTCTGCTCCTGTTCGAGGAGGGCTATGACGGGCCGGTCAGTTTCGGCGCCGGGACGCCCGAGAGCCTCCAGGACTGGCCGGCCTTCGAGGGCCGGGCTCGTCGCATCGATCGCCAGGGCCTCGACCCGTCGGCCAGATGGCGCCCCCCGGACCCTGTGCGCCGCTCGACGCCGGGTTCCCTCGGTCTCATCCCGCTCTCAGATCTCGTCTCGGTCAGGCCGGGGACGATCACCGGCAGCAACGCCTTCTTCCTGGTCTCCCGGGAGGAGGCCGAGCGGGCCGGCCTCACGGAGTACCTGCGCCACTGCCTCGTTCGTCCCCATCAGCTACCGACCCCCTTCGTGCATCCGGTGCACGCGGCCGAGGCCGCCACTGATCGCTCGAGGCGACACTGGCTGCTTGTGATCCCTCCCGAACCGTCGGACTCGGCGATGCGCCACCTGGAGGAGCACGGGGGCGAGGTTCGCCTGCGCGCCACGGCCCGCGCTCGCTCGCCCTGGTGGTCCCAGGAGAAGCCCTCGCAGATGCACCTGGCGGTCGGGAACTTCCGCCGAGGCGACTACCTGGTCTGCGGCTTCTGGGATCAGGGCCTGGTGCCCGTCACCTGGGCGGCTATCCCGAACCGCCTGGCATTGCCCGAGGGCGAGCAGCACCTGCTCTCCCCCCTCCACGCGCTCCTTTGCAGCGCGCGCGGGCAGAGCTGCCTGCGCGCGAACGAGCGGCACGCCGGCTCGGGTCTCTACACCCTCCGCTCGGGGGCGCTCAAGCAGGTGATGGTCCCGGACCTCCGCCGATTGCCCGACTGGCGGCTCGCCCAGATCGCTGACCTGAACGATCAGCGCCTCGGGTACGCGCTCAGCGGCAACTCCGCCGAGGCGCAGGCGCGCCAGGACGAGCTGGATGCTCTCTTGTCCTCCTGCTGA
- a CDS encoding AAA family ATPase, giving the protein MIIRYLELRNFLSHEHERLTIPEHGVIQLAGNSGAGKSSLISDAVGFALFGFRATRAPKVDELRRLDAPSKAFGVTVAFVAADGTIIEIERGLDEKERPVARLTSSSGDHAQGVKAVEERIRELFGAINPRVYYRAFVSRQDDITALTEMEGSKRRDFVHQMLGIDSLDAVGARLRAREREHGAVVRLLETQVGEESSELLDRLHREAVTGAQDAAESLEKASGASDCARREVADEQALLVPLRAARERIAEAEQKVAVADASLAGLDAEIARADRLIARRAEAEALVEGLEDLERRHAQASAELEELRRVELACATRSRIGSELEGLLAARAALGARMGDERPAPAESSVSLREQRADLVARHRSLTERREEIALQRSQLADQGTCSQCLRALEAHDHATLESTLTRQIQEADDQIAACEREGAAIRERIGEVELLEASRSDRERLAQQAADLDSRISALRQEVEGLPAGGGRLDDQERMRSEVAELSTGIERAHKAARWLIDDLPGLEAGRVRLGTDADALRSSRAEAAGFLDGAPDVGDLPRREQELDALRDRATRLEVEAAHALSRRDRSDAAVVEIERRRLERARRESELTGARDEAARHRDLAVLTVGFRKQVTAEIRPQLEETTSEVMSALSDGRHPLLRISEDYEIELRSSQPAGWLPVRMMSGGEKTRANFALRLALTRLVSQRTACPIRYLVLDEIFGSQDPDHRSRMLDVLRQVQVFYPQVFLISHVGDLRNSAVCDWVIEISDGASPQRARLIGT; this is encoded by the coding sequence TTGATCATCCGCTACCTCGAGCTGCGCAACTTCCTCAGCCACGAGCACGAGCGCCTGACCATCCCCGAGCACGGGGTGATCCAGCTGGCGGGGAACTCGGGCGCCGGCAAGTCCTCGCTGATCAGCGATGCCGTCGGCTTCGCCCTCTTCGGCTTCCGGGCGACCCGGGCCCCGAAGGTGGACGAGCTGCGCCGGCTCGACGCCCCCAGCAAGGCCTTCGGCGTCACCGTCGCCTTCGTCGCCGCTGACGGCACGATTATCGAGATCGAGCGTGGGCTGGATGAGAAGGAGCGGCCCGTCGCCCGTCTCACGTCCTCAAGCGGCGACCACGCACAGGGGGTGAAGGCGGTCGAAGAGCGGATCCGTGAGCTCTTTGGGGCGATCAACCCCCGCGTCTACTACCGCGCCTTCGTCTCACGCCAGGACGACATCACCGCCCTGACCGAGATGGAAGGGTCGAAGCGGCGCGACTTCGTCCACCAGATGCTCGGGATCGACTCGCTGGATGCCGTCGGGGCACGCCTGCGGGCCCGGGAGCGCGAGCACGGCGCGGTCGTGAGGCTGCTGGAGACCCAGGTCGGCGAGGAGAGCTCCGAGCTGCTCGATAGGTTGCACCGCGAGGCCGTGACGGGCGCCCAGGACGCCGCCGAGTCCCTGGAGAAGGCGAGCGGGGCTTCCGATTGCGCCCGCAGGGAAGTCGCCGACGAGCAGGCCCTGCTCGTCCCGCTGCGCGCTGCCCGGGAGAGGATCGCCGAGGCCGAGCAGAAGGTCGCGGTGGCCGACGCGTCCCTGGCGGGACTGGACGCCGAGATCGCCAGGGCCGATCGCCTGATCGCGCGTCGCGCCGAGGCGGAGGCGCTGGTCGAGGGCCTCGAGGATCTCGAGCGCCGGCACGCCCAGGCGAGCGCAGAGCTCGAGGAGCTGCGCCGCGTCGAGCTGGCCTGCGCAACCCGGTCCCGGATCGGGAGCGAGCTCGAGGGCCTGCTCGCAGCCCGCGCCGCCCTGGGGGCCCGGATGGGCGATGAGCGCCCCGCCCCCGCGGAGTCCTCCGTCTCCCTGCGCGAGCAGCGCGCTGATCTGGTGGCTCGCCACCGCTCACTGACCGAGCGACGCGAGGAGATCGCCCTCCAGCGGTCCCAGCTCGCCGATCAGGGGACCTGCTCGCAGTGCCTGCGCGCCCTCGAAGCCCACGATCACGCAACCCTTGAGAGCACCCTGACCCGGCAGATCCAGGAGGCGGACGACCAGATCGCGGCTTGCGAGCGCGAGGGCGCCGCGATCCGCGAGCGCATCGGCGAGGTCGAGCTGCTCGAGGCCTCCCGCAGCGACCGGGAGCGGCTCGCCCAGCAGGCAGCTGATCTCGATTCACGGATCTCCGCCCTGCGGCAGGAGGTCGAAGGACTCCCGGCCGGCGGTGGCAGGCTGGATGACCAGGAGCGGATGCGTTCAGAGGTGGCCGAACTCTCGACCGGGATCGAGAGGGCCCACAAGGCGGCGCGCTGGCTCATCGACGACCTTCCGGGCCTCGAAGCCGGCCGTGTCCGACTGGGCACCGACGCGGACGCCCTGCGCAGCTCACGTGCGGAGGCGGCAGGCTTTCTCGACGGCGCCCCGGATGTCGGGGACCTGCCGCGCCGCGAGCAGGAGCTCGATGCACTCCGCGATCGCGCGACGCGCCTCGAGGTCGAGGCGGCCCATGCGCTGTCTCGCCGGGATCGGTCCGACGCCGCGGTGGTGGAGATCGAGCGCCGGCGCCTGGAGCGGGCTCGCAGGGAGTCGGAGCTCACCGGCGCCCGGGATGAGGCCGCGAGACACCGCGACCTCGCCGTCCTCACTGTCGGCTTCCGCAAGCAGGTAACGGCCGAGATCCGGCCGCAGCTCGAGGAGACCACATCAGAGGTCATGAGCGCCCTCTCAGATGGCCGGCACCCCCTGCTGCGCATCTCCGAGGACTACGAGATCGAGCTGCGCTCATCCCAGCCGGCGGGCTGGCTGCCGGTGCGCATGATGAGCGGCGGGGAGAAGACCCGCGCCAACTTCGCCCTCCGCCTCGCCCTCACGCGGCTGGTGTCCCAGCGGACTGCGTGTCCGATCCGCTACCTCGTCCTCGATGAGATCTTCGGCTCCCAGGATCCCGACCACCGCTCGCGCATGCTCGACGTCCTGCGACAGGTCCAGGTCTTCTACCCCCAGGTGTTCCTGATCAGCCATGTCGGCGACCTGCGCAACAGCGCCGTCTGCGACTGGGTGATCGAGATCTCCGACGGAGCGAGCCCCCAGCGAGCGCGCCTCATCGGCACCTGA
- the tatC gene encoding twin-arginine translocase subunit TatC, with product MPGAVRRAGRDERLAIVDHLDELRRRLIISALVLVGAFAAAYGFRDQLLELLEAPLPQEFRDSGLITLSPTEPFFTTLKVCFWAAIIASAPVWLYQLYAFVIPALHEQSRRSMLLVVAGASSLFLVGVAFGYYLVLPVALEFLLNFGGDSFQTEVRAGEYFGFVTTMMLGTGLMFEVPVAMLAMARIGVVSAELFVRHWRIALVLIAAFAAILPGGDPFSMVLLMAPQILLYGLGILLARRFGRPPIWQREDEGDEA from the coding sequence ATGCCCGGCGCAGTCCGTCGTGCCGGACGTGATGAACGACTGGCGATCGTCGATCACCTCGATGAGCTGCGCCGGCGCCTGATCATCAGCGCCCTCGTTCTCGTCGGAGCCTTCGCCGCGGCCTACGGATTCCGGGACCAGCTGCTCGAGCTCCTGGAGGCTCCCCTCCCGCAGGAGTTCCGGGACAGCGGCCTGATCACCCTGTCGCCTACCGAGCCGTTCTTCACGACGCTGAAGGTCTGCTTCTGGGCCGCGATCATCGCCTCGGCGCCGGTCTGGCTCTACCAGCTCTACGCCTTCGTGATCCCGGCGCTCCACGAGCAGTCGCGGCGCTCGATGCTGCTCGTCGTCGCCGGCGCCTCGTCGCTGTTCCTGGTGGGAGTCGCCTTCGGCTACTACCTCGTCCTGCCGGTCGCGCTCGAGTTCCTGCTGAACTTCGGTGGAGACAGCTTCCAGACCGAGGTCCGGGCCGGCGAGTACTTCGGCTTCGTGACCACGATGATGCTCGGCACCGGCCTGATGTTCGAGGTCCCGGTCGCGATGCTCGCGATGGCGCGGATCGGCGTGGTCTCCGCAGAGCTCTTCGTCCGCCACTGGAGGATCGCACTCGTGCTGATCGCGGCCTTCGCTGCGATCCTCCCGGGAGGCGACCCGTTCAGCATGGTGCTCCTGATGGCGCCCCAGATCCTGCTCTACGGCCTCGGCATCCTCCTCGCCAGGCGTTTCGGCCGCCCGCCGATCTGGCAGCGCGAGGACGAGGGCGACGAGGCTTGA
- a CDS encoding metallophosphoesterase family protein encodes MEDNADSVLIAHLGDLHLGRRWLSAQAPGGVNLRESDVYRALDAVLERLLEQDRPEVVVIAGDVFDSVTPSTRSRSAAFRFCRELHDEGVEVLICGGNHDHAATSAPSPLQHLKEFFDCHLALVQDHVDLAGVRFHLLPYQTLAGLSAGRDLQAFEFAPGPNVLVSHAYISHPDLGAAPEKVQLPLSIADDPAFCAVMLGHIHQHRRLGETIYYSGAIERLNIGEIAATPGYWLHRIDRSGAVSSESVEIGDLGEEDLPRQMTLIEIGQAGAGLDELQRRVQMALRAEPREGAIIQIRIAEADVDLRQSAHPALWRGLADELGAIHCDVQIRTEPLEQTLGVEITSLPSRLEEGFRDYLVEKERPELVDLALETMAEVSR; translated from the coding sequence GTGGAAGACAACGCTGACAGCGTCCTGATCGCTCATCTCGGCGACCTCCATCTGGGGCGTCGCTGGCTCTCGGCTCAAGCCCCGGGTGGAGTGAACCTGCGCGAGTCCGATGTCTACCGAGCCCTCGATGCCGTACTCGAACGACTTCTGGAGCAGGACCGTCCCGAGGTCGTGGTGATCGCCGGTGATGTCTTTGACTCGGTCACCCCGAGCACCCGCTCGCGCTCGGCGGCCTTCCGGTTCTGCCGCGAGCTGCACGACGAAGGTGTCGAGGTGCTGATCTGCGGCGGCAACCACGATCACGCCGCGACCTCGGCGCCGTCTCCCCTCCAGCACCTGAAGGAGTTCTTCGACTGCCACCTCGCGCTGGTCCAGGACCACGTCGACCTCGCGGGCGTCCGCTTCCACCTGCTCCCTTACCAGACCCTTGCCGGTCTCTCGGCCGGACGCGATCTCCAGGCGTTCGAGTTCGCGCCCGGCCCGAACGTGCTCGTCAGCCACGCCTACATCTCACACCCCGACCTCGGCGCCGCGCCGGAGAAGGTCCAGCTCCCGTTGTCGATCGCCGATGACCCGGCCTTCTGCGCGGTGATGCTCGGCCACATCCATCAGCACCGCCGGCTCGGGGAGACCATCTACTACTCAGGGGCGATCGAGCGCCTGAACATCGGTGAGATCGCCGCGACCCCCGGCTACTGGCTCCACCGGATCGACCGCTCGGGAGCCGTCAGCTCCGAGTCGGTCGAGATCGGGGACCTGGGCGAGGAGGACCTGCCACGCCAGATGACGTTGATCGAGATCGGCCAGGCCGGCGCAGGGCTCGATGAGCTGCAGCGACGGGTGCAGATGGCCCTTCGGGCGGAGCCGCGTGAGGGGGCGATCATCCAGATCAGGATCGCCGAGGCCGACGTGGACCTGCGCCAGAGCGCCCACCCGGCCCTCTGGCGCGGGCTCGCGGACGAGCTCGGGGCGATCCACTGCGACGTCCAGATCCGCACCGAACCGCTCGAGCAGACGCTCGGGGTGGAGATCACCTCCCTGCCGAGCCGGTTGGAGGAGGGCTTCCGCGACTACCTGGTGGAGAAGGAGCGCCCGGAGCTGGTCGACCTCGCGCTGGAGACGATGGCCGAGGTGTCGCGTTGA
- a CDS encoding C2H2-type zinc finger protein, with product MPTMNCRFHCCACDAHFASLSAFDAHRRSEDDERVCADPETVDKIKLLGEASCLTGPTRLDGVKVWGLQLTEAAERRLASMARAPATAAGSAD from the coding sequence ATGCCGACGATGAATTGCCGCTTCCACTGCTGCGCCTGCGACGCGCACTTCGCGAGTCTCTCCGCCTTCGATGCGCACCGTCGCTCCGAAGATGACGAGCGCGTCTGCGCTGACCCGGAGACGGTCGACAAGATCAAGCTGCTCGGTGAGGCCTCCTGTCTCACGGGCCCGACCAGGCTCGACGGCGTCAAGGTCTGGGGCCTGCAACTCACAGAGGCCGCCGAGCGTCGTCTGGCGTCGATGGCGCGCGCCCCGGCAACGGCAGCCGGGTCAGCCGACTGA